A stretch of Sebastes fasciatus isolate fSebFas1 chromosome 19, fSebFas1.pri, whole genome shotgun sequence DNA encodes these proteins:
- the clic3 gene encoding chloride intracellular channel protein 3, whose protein sequence is MDLTKQREKDRDRERKMAGAPKIELFVKASVDAESVGNCPFSQRLFMILWLKGVNFTLTTVDMKRAPYVLKALAPGSQPPFLVYNDEVKNDTNKIEEFLEENLAPPEYPKLCCRYKESNNAGEDIFRNFSGYIKNSDVGCNDRLEKKFLSTLVKLNMYLETPLPHELDQNPNATESSRHYLEGDTLTLADCNLLPKLNIVRVVCKVYRNFEIPAELKSLKRYLDKAYNQDEFRHTCPNDSEILLAYTCVAKYLNKQQTKGGKTKQCK, encoded by the exons ATGGACTtaacaaaacagagagaaaaagacagagacagagaaagaaagatggcCGGGGCCCCGAAGATTGAACTCTTCGTTAAG gCCAGTGTTGATGCTGAGAGCGTGGGGAACTGTCCTTTCTCTCAGAGACTCTTCATGATTCTTTGGTTGAAAGGGGTCAACTTCACCCTCACCACTGTGGACATGAAGAG AGCACCTTATGTGCTGAAAGCTTTGGCTCCAGGCTCTCAGCCTCCCTTCCTCGTCTACAATGATGAGGTCAAAAATGACACTAACAAGATCGAGGAGTTCCTGGAGGAAAACTTAGCCCCACCAGA GTATCCAAAATTGTGCTGTCGCTACAAAGAGTCCAACAATGCCGGAGAAGACATCTTCCGAAATTTCTCAGGATATATAAAGAATTCCGATGTTGGATGCAATGACA ggCTAGAGAAGAAATTTCTGTCAACTCTGGTGAAGCTGAACATGTACCTAGAGACGCCTCTCCCTCATGAGCTGGACCAGAACCCGAATGCCACTGAGTCGTCTCGCCACTACCTGGAAGGTGACACCCTCACCTTGGCAGACTGCAACTTGCTTCCCAAACTCAACATTGTCAGG GTGGTGTGTAAGGTGTACCGCAACTTTGAAATCCCTGCAGAGCTGAAAAGTCTGAAGCGTTACCTGGATAAGGCCTACAATCAAGATGAGTTTCGTCACACCTGCCCAAATGACTCAGAGATCCTCCTTGCCTACACATGTGTGGCAAAGTACCTgaacaaacaacaaaccaaGGGGGGGAAGACGAAGCAGTGTAAGTGA